The Mytilus galloprovincialis chromosome 3, xbMytGall1.hap1.1, whole genome shotgun sequence genomic interval taggAATATCAAGAATTTAATAAACAAGTGAGTTCAAATTGTACCTTAGTATTATCCGCTTCACAAACGCCTAGTGTTACGAAGTAATAATCAAATGTTACAATATCTTGTCTCACATCTTTGATATATTTGCAGTAAATGGTGGTGTTACTACATATTTTTCTACGCCAGTCAAGTCTACAGTAGCCACTGATCAAAACACGATCTCCCCAACAAGTAAACCCTTTTCGATAGTGACAACTTTATTGAAGCCAACTACAGGTCAAGTTACATCTAAATATTGGCCTTTGGCTTCAACGTCTCATGCTGTTGACAATACAGAAACGTTGAAGGCGACTGCTGCAAATTCAAGAATTACATCAACGGATTGGATTACAAAAAATCAGGACACAGACACAACTTCTGTAGCTGCTTACAAATCAAATAAATGCCAATGTTCCTGTAAGCTAAAAAGTAACAAATGGTTTCAACTTGAAAAGAGTATGTCAAGAGACAGACTTCGAATTATTCTACAAAACTACATATTTCAACTGCAGAAGAATATAACAGTGAAGGTAAAGGAAACCTCTGCTTACTGGAATAAGAAAAGATCAGCCGAAGACAATAGGAAATCGTGCAGTATTATGGGGTGGACTGCTTGTTTTATACTAGTTTTTCCATTTGCattagttttattttctgatCTAATGAATATATACCGACCTTAATAAAATACGACCAATTCACTGTTCAACCTGACCTCAGATCTAAATATAAGCAAAAATGCCAGGTTTTTACCAGCCAATAAATATATTATGGAAGCCGTATCGTTTTTGAAAGAGAGCTGAACTTACATGTGTAGTTCTTAACAAGgttaatgttaatatttttaGAGGAagagtataacaaaaataccgaattctaAGGTAAATTCTAAAAGGGGAAGTAagtaaaaactgacaaaatcgaacattatcaatcaacagaacaagcGACATCAACCGTTTTATTTCTTACTTAGTATAAACattatcaatcaacagaacaagcGACTTCAACCGTTTTATTTCTGACTTAGTATAAACATTATTAATCAACAGAACAAGCGACATTAACCGTTTTATTTCTGACTTAGTATAAACATTATCAATCAACAAAACAAACGACATCTACCGTTTTATTTCTGACTTAGTATAAACattatcaatcaacagaacaagcGACATCAACCGTTTTATTTCTGACTTAGTATAAACATTATCAAACAACAGAACAAGCGACATCAACCGTTTTATTTCTTACTTAGTATAAACATTATCAATAAACAGAACAAGCGACATCAACCGTTTTATTTCTGACTTAGTATAAACattatcaatcaacagaacaagcGACATCAACCGTTTTATTTCTGACTTAGTATAAACattatcaatcaacagaacaagcGACATCAACCGTTTTATTTTTGACTTAGTATAAACATTATCAATAAACAGAACTTGGTATAAACATTATAAATCAACAGAACAAGCGACATCAACCGTTTTATTTCTGACTTAGTATAAACattatcaatcaacagaacaagcGACATCAGCCGTTTTATTTCTGACTTAGTATAAACattatcaatcaacagaacaagcGACTTCAACCGTTTTATTTCTGACTTAGTATAAACattatcaatcaacagaacaagcGACATCAACCGTATTATTTCTGACTTAGTATAAACattatcaatcaacagaacaagcGACATCAACCGTTTTATTTCTGACTTAGTATAAACattatcaatcaacagaacaagcGACATCAACCGTTTTATTCTGACTTGGTATAAACATTATAAATCAACAGAACAAGCGACATCAACCGTTTTATTCTGACTTagtataaacattttcaaaaaaaaatggtAGCTATGGGTTAATGggggaagatgtggtatgagtgccaataagacaattatccatccaagtcacaattgtaaaagaaaaaccattatagaaCCTGGTGTGTAGTTAAGTTAATCCTTCACTTGCATGACAGTTGTATACATAGAGATAGTTGGAACTTTATTTGACTGTTATTTCCAAAGTTTTTATCGCACATACAAGTGTCTTATCCTGATTGTTATCGTAAAATAAAAAGGTAGCAATGGCAGAATGGAATGTAAGTACTAATACCCTTTTTTGTCCACAATTTTTATTTTCCTGCAAGGTCTCAATATGATACTAGTATGTTATAACAATACATTTCAGTATTCACTATGCTTGCTTTGTGGAACGAGTATTTTTTACACTGAATTATACATTTGATTAAGTACCTgctataaaaaatctaatatttgTAAATACAAATCCTTCATTTAATCGATGAGAT includes:
- the LOC143066356 gene encoding uncharacterized protein LOC143066356 isoform X1, whose amino-acid sequence is MAAIRIIMLYILFIYGYTQDFKVIGCFDRYDIFEEYQGSQISTSQQCITACKTKGKIYAATKNTGCVCYCSNQQPSIVTFKRLAYCLPTPTCSPTSTICGGTDETKVLVYSINGGVTTYFSTPVKSTVATDQNTISPTSKPFSIVTTLLKPTTGQVTSKYWPLASTSHAVDNTETLKATAANSRITSTDWITKNQDTDTTSVAAYKSNKCQCSCKLKSNKWFQLEKSMSRDRLRIILQNYIFQLQKNITVKVKETSAYWNKKRSAEDNRKSCSIMGWTACFILVFPFALVLFSDLMNIYRP